Proteins encoded in a region of the Phoenix dactylifera cultivar Barhee BC4 chromosome 3, palm_55x_up_171113_PBpolish2nd_filt_p, whole genome shotgun sequence genome:
- the LOC103707037 gene encoding pentatricopeptide repeat-containing protein At2g13600-like has translation MLRKLSTSLLRSSHRTHAYALLSGHARSRRADDALALLDATPHADARSWNAAVSGLAKSRQPREALTLFVRMTRSPSKPDDFTYATIIPCCDLAVGRQVHAQIVKVCSTSDPFIGTNLVRVYADGGEMGDARKVFDEMLERDSVSWNVLVHCYAKFGARELFMQLFREMVRDGIWLDEFTLAIVLNELTGRLRVLAGMQVHSLMVRHGFCVDRFACNALLNLYSKCGFVASAVRLFNEMPEQDVVSWTAMIAGLLANDHERDALEAFCSMRMAGVEPNSFTFGSLIGFCASTSACERGMQYHALVLKYGLELDVVVGSALVDMYSKCGEMNDALRLFQCLPEKDLVSWNGMICGFAQNGDATKSLQLFDEMTRLHQPSVTPNHITFVGVLSACSHGGFVHEGCSFFNDMVHEYSIEPQAEHYACIVDLLGRAGLLEEAEAVILALPYEPDAVIWGALLGACRGSGNLVMAERIAGRLSMVEPKDSFNYVLLANMYSVNEEWNEALEVREVMCANGAQKLMGSSWIEIRGHVHSFTSGGYVHYPQLEIIFELLQKLQLMMLEERYQTDSIHVQ, from the coding sequence ATGCTTCGAAAGCTCTCTACTTCCCTCTTGAGATCAAGCCACCGAACCCATGCCTACGCCCTCCTCTCCGGCCACGCCCGCTCGCGCCGCGCCGACGATGCCCTCGCTCTCCTCGACGCCACGCCCCACGCCGACGCTCGCTCATGGAACGCCGCCGTCTCCGGCCTTGCCAAATCCCGCCAACCCCGCGAAGCCCTCACTCTCTTCGTCCGCATGACCCGAAGTCCCTCAAAACCCGATGACTTCACCTACGCCACCATCATTCCCTGCTGCGATTTGGCCGTCGGTCGTCAAGTCCATGCGCAGATCGTCAAGGTCTGCTCGACCTCGGACCCTTTTATCGGCACCAATCTGGTGAGGGTGTATGCTGACGGGGGCGAGATGGGGGACGCGAGGAAGGTGTTTGATGAAATGCTTGAAAGAGATTCTGTGTCTTGGAACGTTTTGGTGCATTGTTATGCCAAGTTTGGGGCGCGTGAGTTGTTCATGCAGCTGTTTCGGGAGATGGTTCGGGATGGGATTTGGTTGGATGAGTTCACCCTTGCAATCGTTCTGAATGAACTCACCGGTCGCTTGCGAGTTCTTGCAGGGATGCAGGTGCACTCTTTGATGGTAAGACATGGATTCTGTGTCGATCGCTTCGCTTGCAATGCTTTGTTGAATTTGTATTCCAAATGTGGGTTTGTTGCTTCGGCAGTGAGATTGTTCAATGAGATGCCTGAGCAAGATGTGGTTTCTTGGACTGCGATGATAGCAGGGCTCTTGGCGAACGACCATGAGAGGGATGCTTTGGAGGCTTTTTGTTCAATGCGGATGGCTGGGGTTGAGCCTAATTCTTTCACATTTGGCAGCTTGATTGGGTTCTGTGCGAGTACTAGTGCCTGTGAAAGGGGGATGCAATATCATGCCCTTGTGTTGAAGTATGGATTGGAACTCGATGTTGTTGTGGGGAGTGCACTGGTGGATATGTACTCAAAGTGTGGTGAGATGAACGATGCGTTGAGACTCTTCCAGTGCTTGCCTGAGAAGGACCTTGTTTCATGGAATGGAATGATATGTGGGTTTGCTCAAAATGGAGATGCTACTAAATCTTTGCAACTCTTTGATGAGATGACAAGATTACATCAGCCATCGGTCACCCCAAACCATATCACTTTTGTGGGTGTCTTAAGTGCATGCAGTCATGGGGGCTTTGTTCACGAGGGTTGTAGCTTCTTTAATGACATGGTCCATGAGTACTCAATCGAGCCCCAGGCTGAGCACTATGCTTGTATTGTTGATCTTTTGGGCCGAGCAGGACTCTTAGAAGAGGCCGAGGCAGTTATTCTAGCATTGCCTTATGAGCCTGATGCGGTGATTTGGGGTGCATTGCTAGGAGCTTGTAGAGGGAGTGGGAATCTGGTCATGGCAGAACGCATTGCAGGGAGACTATCCATGGTTGAGCCCAAGGATTCTTTCAATTATGTCCTCCTGGCAAATATGTATAGTGTTAATGAGGAGTGGAATGAGGCATTGGAGGTTAGGGAGGTTATGTGTGCCAATGGAGCTCAGAAATTGATGGGGAGCAGTTGGATTGAGATTAGGGGTCATGTACATTCTTTCACATCAGGTGGTTATGTTCATTATCCACAACTTGAAATAATCTTTGAGCTGTTGCAGAAGTTACAGCTGATGATGTTAGAGGAAAGGTATCAGACAGACTCAATTCATGTGCAGTAG